The genomic interval TCAAGAATACTGGTGTTTTTTTTCAGGATATTATTGATCTTTTTGAAATCCTGATCACGGTTTCTATTGATCCCGTTGTTATAATGACACCGGCAATAATCATCACAAAATTTTTTGTCTGTACGTCCTTTGAGTAGAGTTCCGCAGTCCTGGCAATATTTCATAGGCGCAAATTAATCTGTTTTTATTAATTTATGGTTAAATATTTCTTCTGTTAAATTTTTGTTTAGCCGATAATAAGCGTTTAATGAACGACTAATGGATATTCTTCTTCTCATATTTGAGTTAATGGCCGGAGGATTTCTTTAACTGTGGAGAATATTCATGTGTTGCCCTGATTTTAGAACTGATTGTGGACAAGAGGTGTCTGCTGCTTAAAAATTGAAATATGGATAGAGTAAGAAATAGTGTACGTTTAACTGGTTACGCAGCTACCGACCCGGTAATTGTAAGTTTTATCACAGGAAAAAAAATGGCCAGGCTGAGCATTGGTGTGCATGAATTTTTCAAAAATGGTTTAGGAGAAGCAATAGATCAGACCCAGTGGTTTAATCTGATTTTCTGGAATCAGAAAGTAGAGCTGGTAGAAAATATTGTGAAAAAAGGTATGGCCATGCAGGTTGAAGGGAAGTTGAGTGCGCAGACTTATACAGATAAGAATGGTGACCAGCGGTATACAACCGAAATTATAATCCATAAGCTGGAAATAGTTGACAAGTATGAATTATAAGGGTAACTATTCCCTCTGACTGATGGAGTTAGAGGGGATTTTTTAGAAATGAATATTTAGTCCGGCATAGAAACTTCTTGTAGCGGCAGGATTGAAGTACCGTCCTCCGGCAGCATTCAGGTCATTGCCAGGACTGTAGTTTTGATTGAGCAGGTTTTCTGCTCCGGCAAAGATTTCTACCCGGGTATTTGCGATATGCAGTTCTTTCCACCCGATTTTACTTTGTACCAGGTGATAGGCTCTGGCATAAACGGTATTGGCATCAGTAAGCGGAATTCTTGAAGTATAGTTGTGCTGAAGGAAAAAATAAAATCCTTTTGGTAATTGCAGGTCTATCGAGGTAACGATAACATTTTTTGGCACACCGGTAAGATCTTTCCCGGACAGATCTACTGTACGATCCAGGTAATGATCGAATTTAAAACGGCTAAGCGTATAGGCACTTTTAATTGATAGTCCTCTTATTGTAGTATTTTTATTTGGCAGAATCAGCCATACCGAGGCTGCGGCTTCCAGTCCCCATTGTTTTGTTCCACCTGCATTGATGAAAAACTCTGTCCCGTTTTCATTTAATCTCCGGACTATAGCATTTTTTAACTGGTAGTAAAAGCTATTGAGATCGAGGGATAGCCTGCGGTTTTCTATCTCGTATCTGATTCCTGTTTCATAATTCCATCCGCTCTCTGGCTGTAAGTCAACATTGATCACATTGTCCGAGGCTCTGATTTCGGCAAGGGTGGGTGGTGAATATCCACGGCTAACAGATCCGCGCAACGACAGCTCTTTGTTCAGCAAATAGGAGAGTGCTGCTCTTGGCATAAACTGCAAGTCAAA from Pedobacter sp. WC2423 carries:
- a CDS encoding single-stranded DNA-binding protein, whose protein sequence is MDRVRNSVRLTGYAATDPVIVSFITGKKMARLSIGVHEFFKNGLGEAIDQTQWFNLIFWNQKVELVENIVKKGMAMQVEGKLSAQTYTDKNGDQRYTTEIIIHKLEIVDKYEL